One segment of Toxotes jaculatrix isolate fToxJac2 chromosome 8, fToxJac2.pri, whole genome shotgun sequence DNA contains the following:
- the lingo4b gene encoding leucine-rich repeat and immunoglobulin-like domain-containing nogo receptor-interacting protein 4b, with the protein MFVESVVRWGAWSILLQFGLGVSAGGCPPRCVCRPEAKEVICSGKHLNSVPEGFSSDARRLDLSHNKIKTVGRRQFSSLLQLQELDLSDNIISMIEVEAFQGLQNLRTLRIKNNRLKIIPVGVFSGLSSLRYLDLSQNEILVFLDYTFKEMVNLQKLEAGENDLVFISQRAFFGLQNLQELSLDRSNLTSIPTEALSQLQSLTHLRMLRLTISTLPNNAFRRLHRLRSLLIANWPALDTMASNSLIGLNLTSLIISSCNLSAVPYSALRHLVYLRFLDLSYNPITVIQGNLLGDLLRLQELHLAGGSLLQIEPGAFKGLAYFRMLNVTSNQLTTLEDSVFHSVGNLQVLRLDGNPLACDCRLLWVARRRLRLNFDGHQPTCSSPDAVRQREFRDFSEKELPRLFTCRPPRIVDRRQQEARVEEGTTVLFSCKADGDPFPSITWISSHKNAVSPTGRIRVLPNGTLEVRFAQVQDSGTYQCVVSNAAGRDSLTVDLYVKGLPRNRTISFLSEEGWVEPSNPQAANSSAQMAKPYPFDAKTLIIATTMGFLSFFSSVAICFVFMFFWSQSKGQIKHTATIDFVPRSSMGGGGGDGGDGGRFTMKLI; encoded by the coding sequence ATGTTTGTGGAGTCAGTTGTCCGATGGGGGGCGTGGAGCATCCTGCTCCAGTTTGGACTGGGTGTATCTGCAGGAGGCTGCCCTCCACGGTGTGTGTGTCGACCTGAGGCTAAAGAAGTGATCTGCTCTGGCAAACATTTGAACTCAGTACCAGAGGGCTTTTCCAGCGATGCCAGGCGTTTGGATTTATCCCACAATAAGATTAAGACTGTGGGGCGCCGCCAGTTCTCCAGCCTCCTTCAACTTCAAGAGTTGGACCTCAGTGATAATATAATCTCTATGATTGAGGTGGAGGCTTTCCAGGGCCTACAAAATCTCAGGACGCTTCGGATTAAGAATAACCGTCTCAAGATCATCCCAGTTGGGGTGTTTTCTGGCCTGTCCAGCCTGCGATATCTGGATTTGAGCCAGAATGAGATTCTGGTCTTCCTGGACTATACCTTCAAAGAAATGGTGAACTTGCAAAAACTGGAAGCTGGTGAAAATGACTTAGTTTTCATCTCTCAGCGGGCTTTCTTCGGTCTGCAGAACCTGCAGGAGCTCAGTTTGGATCGCAGCAATCTGACCTCCATCCCCACCGAGGCATTGTCCCAGCTCCAGAGCCTGACACATCTTCGAATGCTGCGCCTCACCATTTCTACACTGCCCAACAATGCTTTCCGTCGACTCCACCGTCTGCGCAGCCTCCTGATTGCAAACTGGCCAGCACTGGACACTATGGCTAGCAACAGCTTGATTGGTCTCAATTTGACCTCTCTTATCATCAGCAGCTGCAACCTAAGTGCTGTTCCCTACTCAGCACTTCGTCACCTGGTATATCTGCGCTTTCTGGACCTGTCCTACAACCCCATCACTGTTATCCAAGGTAATCTGCTGGGGGACCTCCTGAGACTACAGGAGTTGCACCTAGCAGGGGGCAGCCTGCTACAAATAGAGCCGGGGGCCTTTAAGGGACTGGCCTATTTTCGCATGCTTAATGTGACATCCAATCAGCTCACTACTTTGGAGGACAGCGTCTTCCACTCTGTGGGGAACCTTCAAGTGTTGCGGCTGGATGGGAATCCCCTAGCATGTGACTGCCGACTTCTCTGGGTGGCCCGCCGCAGATTGCGCTTGAACTTTGATGGACATCAGCCTACTTGTTCCTCTCCTGACGCAGTTAGACAGCGGGAATTCAGAGACTTCTCAGAGAAGGAGCTCCCGAGGCTGTTCACCTGCCGCCCCCCTCGTATTGTGGACCGCAGGCAGCAGGAGGCAAGAGTCGAGGAGGGCACCACGGTTCTTTTCTCCTGTAAAGCTGACGGGGATCCATTCCCCTCTATCACCTGGATCTCATCCCACAAGAATGCGGTTTCTCCAACAGGAAGAATCAGAGTCTTGCCCAATGGTACTCTCGAAGTGCGTTTTGCCCAAGTTCAGGACAGTGGCACCTATCAGTGCGTGGTGAGCAATGCGGCCGGCCGTGACAGCCTGACTGTCGACCTCTATGTGAAGGGCCTTCCTCGTAACAGAACCATCTCTTTCTTGTCAGAGGAGGGCTGGGTGGAGCCTTCAAATCCCCAAGCTGCCAACTCCTCAGCTCAAATGGCCAAGCCATACCCGTTTGATGCAAAGACTCTGATCATCGCCACCACCATGggcttcctgtctttcttcagCTCGGTGGCCATCTGTTTTGTCTTCATGTTCTTCTGGAGCCAGAGCAAAGGGCAAATCAAGCACACAGCAACTATAGACTTTGTTCCTCGGTCTTCCatgggtggagggggaggggacgGAGGTGATGGTGGCAGGTTCACCATGAAACTAATTTAA